The sequence GCATCGTACGCCAGCGCCGCGCACGCCCATCCGCCTAACGCAATGCCGAAGGCGCGGAGCCGGTCGTCGGTGCGCAGCGCGAGCGCCACGCCCGCGCCGGCGAACACGAGCGTGAGGGCCACCCCCGCTCCGACCAGCAACACCGCGTCGCCCCCGACGCCCGCGCCGCCGCGCAGCGCGAACGGCATCCCGATGCCCAACACGATGCCCGCCGACAACAACACCGCCATCGCGGCGTAGGTCCCGGCAAACATCGCGTCCCGCCCAACGGGCTGCGCCAGCAGCAGCTCGATGAACTCGCGCGCGCGGTGCACGTAGATCGTCGCGAACACGATCGCCGCCAGCGGCACCGTGAACAGCACGATGCTCGTCAGGCTGACGAGCGCCCGCGTCGGGTCGCCGCCAAAGCGGAGCAGCAGCTCCGTCGCGAGGAGAAAGAAGATGGCATAGCCGAAGAGCCAACGGCTCCGCAGCACGTCGAGCAGCTGAAACGCGGCGATCTTCGCGGCTACGCGCATACG is a genomic window of Gemmatimonadaceae bacterium containing:
- a CDS encoding ABC transporter permease subunit, whose amino-acid sequence is MRVAAKIAAFQLLDVLRSRWLFGYAIFFLLATELLLRFGGDPTRALVSLTSIVLFTVPLAAIVFATIYVHRAREFIELLLAQPVGRDAMFAGTYAAMAVLLSAGIVLGIGMPFALRGGAGVGGDAVLLVGAGVALTLVFAGAGVALALRTDDRLRAFGIALGGWACAALAYDAVVLVAATALAGAPLERPLLVATLANPIDLARVVMLMHLDISALMGYTGASFTRLFSAPAGTAIAAALLAAWAAIPALLGARLFRRKDF